From one Bacillota bacterium genomic stretch:
- a CDS encoding 3-methyl-2-oxobutanoate hydroxymethyltransferase, whose translation EAGIVTLLIEAVPPEVGRIITEQANVPVIGIGAGPHCHGQLLISHDMLGCFEAFTPKFVKKYTDLGNAMREAFEAYINEVKEGKFPAEEHYYKMHPGEAEELLKKYGITD comes from the coding sequence AAGAGGCGGGCATCGTAACTCTGCTGATTGAAGCGGTACCTCCAGAAGTAGGCCGCATCATCACTGAGCAGGCTAACGTTCCTGTTATTGGGATTGGAGCCGGACCGCATTGCCATGGCCAACTTTTGATCTCTCATGATATGTTGGGTTGCTTTGAAGCGTTCACACCGAAGTTTGTGAAGAAGTATACAGATTTAGGCAATGCCATGCGAGAGGCTTTTGAAGCTTACATTAACGAGGTTAAGGAAGGCAAGTTCCCCGCCGAGGAGCATTACTATAAGATGCATCCAGGAGAAGCTGAAGAATTGCTCAAGAAATACGGGATAACCGATTAG
- a CDS encoding pyridoxal phosphate-dependent aminotransferase, whose translation MKLSERALEYPRSGIRAMGVMAEKYQDVISLGIGEPGFTTPANIIEAAADALRQGYTKYTPNNGLPELRAAIAAKLERDNGLAATADNVIVTTGAGEAIMLALLALVNPGDEVILPNPAWPNYQGQILLAGAERVSLPTYDTDRFHVKAAHLEKVITERSKVLIINTPSNPTGAVLTREELEEIAEVVKKNDLYVIADEPYEKIIYDGRQHVSIGSLPQMAERVITVNSFSKTYAMTGWRIGYAHGSAEVIARMTMMEQSLSACVNAAAQKGAVEALLGPQDAVTEMVAEYGRRRDYIVAELNKLTGVECWPVEGAFYAFANVSALGSSEEVAKKWLHEAQVVTVPGTAFGSCGEGYVRIGFCASFEDLKEAMSRLKRVLG comes from the coding sequence ATGAAACTGAGTGAAAGGGCATTAGAGTATCCTCGCTCAGGCATTCGGGCCATGGGAGTTATGGCCGAGAAGTACCAAGATGTAATTAGCTTGGGTATAGGAGAGCCTGGTTTCACCACTCCAGCCAATATTATTGAAGCCGCAGCTGATGCTCTGCGACAAGGGTACACCAAATATACACCTAATAATGGACTACCGGAACTTAGAGCAGCTATTGCCGCTAAGCTGGAACGAGACAATGGTTTGGCCGCCACTGCCGACAATGTAATCGTAACCACCGGTGCCGGGGAAGCCATAATGCTGGCTTTACTGGCTCTGGTAAACCCAGGCGACGAAGTAATCTTACCAAACCCTGCCTGGCCCAACTACCAGGGGCAAATACTGCTCGCCGGTGCTGAAAGAGTGTCTTTGCCCACCTATGATACCGATAGGTTTCACGTCAAGGCTGCACACTTAGAGAAGGTAATTACCGAACGGAGCAAAGTCCTTATTATTAACACCCCGTCGAACCCAACCGGTGCCGTACTTACGAGAGAAGAATTAGAAGAGATCGCAGAAGTAGTAAAAAAGAACGATCTATACGTTATTGCCGACGAACCCTATGAGAAAATTATCTACGACGGCCGACAGCATGTGAGTATAGGTTCTTTGCCACAAATGGCCGAGCGGGTGATCACAGTCAATAGTTTTTCCAAGACCTATGCCATGACCGGCTGGCGGATCGGGTATGCTCACGGCTCGGCTGAGGTGATTGCTCGTATGACGATGATGGAGCAATCACTGTCAGCTTGTGTTAATGCCGCTGCCCAGAAGGGGGCAGTGGAAGCTTTATTAGGCCCACAAGATGCGGTAACAGAAATGGTAGCTGAATATGGCCGCCGTCGTGATTACATTGTGGCTGAGCTTAACAAACTAACGGGAGTGGAGTGTTGGCCTGTAGAAGGTGCATTTTATGCCTTTGCCAATGTCTCTGCCTTGGGCTCTTCAGAAGAAGTGGCCAAGAAATGGCTCCATGAAGCCCAGGTGGTGACTGTTCCGGGGACAGCATTCGGTTCCTGTGGTGAGGGATATGTGCGCATAGGTTTTTGTGCTAGCTTCGAGGATCTAAAGGAGGCCATGAGCCGCCTAAAGAGGGTACTGGGTTAG
- a CDS encoding cyclase family protein: protein MRIMDLSHAYEMGMTQFPGTPPIDVKQIAQIDEGGFRVTDFHAIVHVGTHCDAFAHVVKGAKTMDEIPLDTFVGEAIIVDAPVNDGMEIKADVLKDYDIKPGDIVLVRTGYSKLWGQPEYVEKSPYFSEELATELVELKIKAVGMDFISPDQVESTTSPIHHILMGNQIPIIENLNNLDQIDVERIFFSAAPVLVDKADGGFTRAFAVIKE from the coding sequence ATGAGAATAATGGATTTGTCCCATGCTTATGAAATGGGAATGACGCAGTTCCCAGGGACTCCACCCATTGATGTCAAACAGATTGCTCAAATAGACGAGGGTGGATTTAGGGTGACGGATTTTCACGCCATTGTTCATGTGGGCACCCATTGTGATGCGTTTGCCCACGTGGTAAAAGGGGCCAAGACAATGGATGAAATCCCACTGGACACTTTTGTCGGTGAGGCAATTATTGTTGATGCACCTGTTAACGATGGAATGGAGATTAAAGCTGATGTGCTGAAAGATTACGACATTAAGCCCGGAGATATTGTTCTGGTGCGCACAGGATATTCCAAGCTGTGGGGTCAACCTGAATATGTGGAAAAATCACCTTATTTTTCTGAAGAACTGGCCACTGAGCTGGTAGAACTAAAGATAAAGGCCGTGGGCATGGATTTCATTTCTCCTGATCAAGTTGAAAGCACCACGTCCCCGATCCATCACATCCTTATGGGTAACCAAATTCCCATCATAGAGAACTTGAACAACTTGGACCAAATAGACGTTGAAAGAATTTTCTTCTCAGCTGCCCCAGTCTTGGTGGACAAGGCTGATGGAGGGTTCACGAGAGCATTTGCAGTCATAAAAGAATAA